One window of Triticum dicoccoides isolate Atlit2015 ecotype Zavitan chromosome 5A, WEW_v2.0, whole genome shotgun sequence genomic DNA carries:
- the LOC119300058 gene encoding DNA replication licensing factor MCM7, protein MAAGTKTVDYAAERALAKDFLTNFAGPHGEPKYQNILQDIANRKIRAAQIELDDLFHYKDVDEEFLQRVTENTKRYIGIFAEAVDELMPEPTEAFAVDEDRDILMTQRVDEGADGGADGTDPLQRMPPEIKRFFEVYIKAFSKVTPLTLRQVKASHIGQLVKISGIVTRCSDVKPLMQVAVYTCEECGFEIYQEVTARVFMPLFECPSQRCKLNKAKGNLILQLRASKFLKFQEVKLQELAEHVPKGHIPRSLTAHLRGELTRKVAPGDVVEMSGVFLPMPYFGFRAMRAGLVADTYLEAMSITHFKKKYEEYELKGDEQEQIDRLAEDGDIYSKLSKSLAPEIFGHEDVKKALLLLLVGAPHRKLGDGMKIRGDLHICLMGDPGVAKSQLLKHIINVAPRGVYTTGRGSSGVGLTAAVQKDPVTNEFVLEGGALVLADMGICAIDEFDKMEESDRTAIHEVMEQQTVSIAKAGITTSLNARTAVLAAANPAWGRYDMRRTPAENINLPPALLSRFDLLWLILDRADMENDLEMARHVVHVHQNLESPALGFTALEPSVLRAYISAARRVTPSVPRDLEEYIATAYSSIRQEEAKSNAPHSYTTIRTLLSIVRISIALARLRFSETVAQSDVDEALRLMQMSKYSLYSDDRQRSGLDAISDIYSILRDEAARTSSMDVKYGHALNLISRKGYSEAQLKECLEEYASLNVWQIHPSTFDIHFIDA, encoded by the exons atggccgccgggaCGAAGACCGTCGACTACGCGGCGGAAAGAG CGCTCGCCAAGGACTTCCTCACCAATTTCGCCGGCCCGCACGGCGAGCCCAAGTACCAGAACATCCTG CAAGACATCGCGAACCGGAAGATCCGCGCCGCCCAGATCGAGCTGGACGACCTGTTCCAC TACAAGGATGTGGACGAGGAGTTCCTGCAGAGGGTCACCGAGAACACCAAGCGCTACATTGGCATATTCGCCGAGGCCGTGGACGAGCTCATGCCCGAGCCCACGGAGGCCTTCGCTGTGGACGAGGACAGGGACATCTTGATGACGCAGCGCGTGGATGAAGGGGCTGATGGAGGCGCTGACGGCACAGACCCTCTACAGAGGATGCCGCCGGAAATCAAGCGGTTCTT TGAGGTATACATCAAGGCATTCTCAAAGGTGACACCACTCACCCTTAGGCAAGTGAAGGCATCCCACATTGGGCAGCTTGTGAAAATATCTGGAATTGTCACTCGCTGCTCGGATGTGAAGCCCTTGATGCAGGTGGCGGTTTATACATGTGAAGAGTGCGGTTTTGAGATATACCAG GAAGTGACTGCTAGAGTCTTTATGCCTCTCTTTGAGTGCCCATCCCAACGATGCAAGCTGAACAAAGCAAAGGGGAATTTGATCCTTCAACTGCGAGCATCAAAATTCCTTAAGTTTCAGGAG GTGAAGCTCCAAGAACTTGCAGAGCATGTACCAAAGGGCCACATCCCACGTTCTCTAACTGCTCATCTCAGAGGAGAGCTGACAAGAAAG GTGGCACCTGGAGATGTGGTTGAGATGTCTGGTGTTTTCCTCCCCATGCCTTACTTTGGATTCCGGGCCATGCGAGCAGGATTGGTTGCTGATACCTATTTGGAAGCAATGTCTATTACCCAtttcaagaagaaatatgaagA GTACGAACTTAAGGGTGATGAGCAGGAACAAATTGACCGATTGGCTGAGGATGGTGATATCTACAGTAAGCTATCAAAATCATTGGCACCTGAAATATTTGGGCATGAAGACGTGAAAAAGGCGTTGTTGCTGCTACTCGTTGGTGCACCTCATCGGAAGCTTGGAGATGGCATGAAG ATCAGAGGAGATCTGCACATATGCCTGATGGGAGATCCTGGTGTTGCAAAGAGTCAACTTCTAAAGCATATTATCAATGTTGCTCCAAGAGGAGTGTATACCACAGGGCGTGGGAGCAGTGGTGTTGGTCTTACTGCTGCTGTCCAGAAAGACCCAGTTACAAATGAGTTTGTCCTTGAGGGAGGGGCACTG GTACTGGCGGACATGGGTATCTGTGCAATAGATGAGTTTGACAAGATGGAAGAGTCTGACAGGACAGCGATTCATGAGGTGATGGAGCAGCAAACAGTTAGCATTGCCAAGGCTGGCATCACCACCTCTCTTAATGCAAGAACTGCAGTTCTTGCTGCTGCAAATCCAGCATG GGGAAGGTATGATATGAGGAGGACTCCAGCTGAGAACATAAATCTTCCTCCAGCACTTCTCTCACGTTTCGACCTCCTTTGGTTGATCCTGGATCGTGCGGACATGGAAAATGATCTTGAAATGGCAAGACATGTTGTTCATGTACACCAAAATCTTGAATCGCCAGCACTTGGGTTCACAGCACTTGAACCATCTGTTCTTAG GGCATACATATCTGCTGCAAGAAGAGTCACTCCTTCTGTTCCTCGAGATCTTGAGGAATACATTGCAACTGCCTATTCAAGCATTCGCCAAGAGGAAGCCAAGTCAAATGCACCTCATTCTTACACAACCATTAGGACACTTCTGAGCATAGTCCGGATTTCTATT GCCTTGGCAAGACTTCGATTTTCAGAAACTGTTGCCCAGAGTGATGTTGATGAAGCACTACGCCTGATGCAGATGTCAAAGTACTCGCTCTACTCTGATGACCGCCAGCGGTCTGGCCTGGATGCCATCTCTGACATATACTCCATCCTGAGAGATGAAGCAGCAAGGACCAGCAGCATGGATGTGAAATATGGTCATGCTCTTAACCTGATCTCCAGAAAG GGATACAGTGAGGCTCAGCTGAAGGAGTGCCTGGAGGAGTATGCATCCTTGAACGTGTGGCAGATCCACCCAAGCACCTTCGACATCCACTTCATCGACGCCTGA